A stretch of DNA from Oreochromis aureus strain Israel breed Guangdong linkage group 10, ZZ_aureus, whole genome shotgun sequence:
AATGCTTGGATGAGAAGCAGTAACCAAAACTTTTGTTTGGACTAGTGCTTGCATTACCTTCAtatatttcttttctctgtcttttttttaacataaaattaaCAAGTTACATTAGATAGTAacagatattaataaaatattagataaagAATTCATTAATttcaatgttttctttctttatatttacaaTACAGCAAAAAATACAGTATAATTACTGACACAGTACACTGCACTTGCTGCCAATTTTGTTCCATTACATTTCTCGTGTCTGTGTTTACCAGATTATATGTGCAACTTATTTTCCTCATTCTACAGTAGCAGACTTTATGCTttgattagatttttttaatgacaaatgTATTCATATAGTACTATTTTACATCAAAACTGTATGTGGTTAGGGTTAGTATAATAAAAGGCGAGCTCTTTATTTAAGGCTGATATCCaagcagaaaaacaaggcaagacAAACTGAGGCAAAAGACTgaactaaaacctaaactgggatcAACTAAAGCTAAACATGtaaaccaggggtcggcaaccctaggtacgcgtgccaccgttggcacgcgaagggttaactgatggcacgcacgaccatagctggactggccttCGGGGGCCACCAGGGCATTTGCTCGGTGACccgattatttttttttattttttagttttttggtggtggattggccagacaCTGggcggtgtgtaaaaataactcagttgtttggtggtggctatggtggagcatccacagattcagtaaaattaacaagtggtggaggccagcaggtggatgagggaaggggaggcaggaggaggaggaaagacccgaggcagccgccggtcggagcgtcagggcgtcaggtgaactgaacttcaggtaagaagttatgacctgcagtctatctgggtcagatataaaccaagtttaggtggagtttattttcgttgtgctgactttttacagtcagttacaataacccgtactgcgtactagctagcatgacggaatttgtatactgctgggcgggtgctatgattttattgatagtgaactttattttattcataaggttagttagtagaggtGCTAACCGTCCCGTACAAATGGAATCATCCGGCATTCAGAAaaattattacgcgtttcgtgttgagctgagaaggaacacagtttgtcccagaCTTCAGcgaggatggaaaaagacacaaagctggagttattgtgtctttgctgcacagctgcatcttcttctcctctcattctcccccctctctctcctgttgctacttcaatcatgaaactgatcaatgatcagctgatcggcttttctgtcttgtttgtttatcgcccactttgcgccagaaagaggaaactgccggatgtcgcgctaaacaacagcagcacgtttaagcttgatcagctgttgttagaatgtatttaatattaatttctagtatcagctgatgtttgctggagccacagctgtaaagctgctggtcatgatatcggtttgtatatctggtgagagggaaacatgaagatgaaaccaggagatgtccttactgaatcatcagagctgaacaggtgatggagaaacaggtttaccttttaggtgacatgaatgagttgaagggaagttatgaactgtttctgagagacaaataacaccaggatccttttctatgtagctgatagctggtaactgtgcaggggcgggtctagcaaagttttgccagggggccaggtagggcattaacagggaaaggggggcacaaagaaatactttcttattctcatttaaaatgtctggctgttattaaataattatctgaagcttacaaccaaagtttttatctgacgtaaaatgaatagaaatcatacatatactaacaagacagtgtacatcactgtcacaacagtgtttgttttcattcaaaggctttatggctttaatatctggggggccggtctttagtcaaaatgcatccatagactcgagacacaatgcatttttgggactttcaggtgtatggaccaatgttttattttctgatcaaaccagaaagctttaatgagcagctagatttgtctcgcattaactggctgagttaatgccagttaatgcgacatcgaagcagctggaatctacagctgtgcgtgttcatggagctgcattttcaaCTGCTGGAcgtcactacctgacaagtttaactgtcttcagaacattgcagaggccttattgacagtgtttggctctacatatctgtgtgagcagattttctctcacatgagtgtcctcaggtagccgtctgaatgctggacactcggagacctgtgtctctcagtgggagaccagagatcacattaatatgtgtgtctctgtattaacaaacataccacATTGGCCCAGttcatttttcttatcattgttgtgaggagaccataaatagcatttgtattttctgttgtacagttcatttgctgttatggataaaaagtgtcttttttttgtttcaaaatagctgataactattcgctgatagctgccaacatttgcaaacaaatataattctataaagtggttctatataatgtgtaactgttaatatagagcgttattaaattttattgctaatgcaatcatatggcacactgacttctgaggaaattttaaatggcactcgccatcagaaaggttgcctacccctgatgTAAACTATGACATGAACATGAACTTGGCCTGAACAGGATCATGCAAAACTATGACATGAGGTAAGCAAACAAGAGCATGACCATgatgtcacgatcctgggtcgtTTGATCCAATGTTTtgaattttaatgtattttgatgtttatggtttatttttaaGTTCTTTAGGTTATCTAAGTTCATTTCTATTGTGCCTGGGTTGCCGTTATAGTTTGTTGTTTCTTAGATTCCCCTTGATCCCCCTCTTCACCCCTGTGATTAAGTCTCAAGTCTGACAAGACAAATTACACAGAGGACAAGAAAAGTCTAATAAAAATAAGGAGACATAGTAAAGTaaacaaagtaaagtaaaatttaGTAAAAATATAgtaagacagcaggaataaCGTCAATACTTTATAATGTCAAAAACTTTATAATGTCAAAAACTTTATGTCAAAACAAGTGATTTATGACAAGGAAGTCATAAAGGAAATACAGTGATCCCTCGCTATAACACGGTTAACCGGCCTTgctgtttcgcagattttttgtgtgtgcaattttgcatgctttattttttttgttttgtacagCACATTGTGTGCTGCGTCCTGATCGGCTGTacaccattgtcaatcaatctcctccatgccgtgtctcctgtacagtacaaaTTTCATtaagcttgtcaaatttacataaatcttcgatcactagcagtgtgactctgaagttctgtactgtatgtttgtaggtTTTCTCCCCAAGAAACACATCAATGTCGATGAaactctattcccatgttcggggcctgaaaacagggtttgatctttgatttcattctataatactggacttatttttctatgaaggtttgaactttgggagtgtttaaacaaaagagaaaagtgttAAAATTTTCATGCCTGtttgagaaaagtgtataaagtgtgtagtgaggggttttacagccttaaaacatatataataattgtaaaaactaaaGCTGGCTACTTTTTAGATTTCATCGCGGGTCATTTTTAGAATGTAACTCCTGCATTACTCTAATGAAAGTTTATGACAATACCAATTTTTCAGAATATCATGAAAAtatgatatttcataacttGTTAATAATCAATTATCACATGATCACAAAATATGATCACTAATAACATGTCAATAGTATTGTGTGATGAATATAAGTGTTGAGATAGAAATTAAAATGATGGAACAATAATTCATAATGCTGTGCTGTTGCCATtttaaggaaaaaataataatttttttagacaaaaatgtctttttagacagctgtttttgtggggttgtgtgtttgtcagtgtgccccagggcagctctggctacaatgtagcttgtcaTCACCAGTGTGTCAATGTGCGTGTGAATGGGTGTATGACTGAAtttagtgtaaagcgctttggggtccttagggactaagtaaagcgctatacaaatacaggccatttaccatttgtaaGAAAATCTGTGACACCAAATAAAAAGGTTATTCTTAGTTATTTAGCGAGGGTGGGGGTCATAGCCCCCCCAAAGCTTTTTCACAGATATCAGGTTAGAAGTGGTCTCCTCTGCTATCTCATTGGTCAAAGCGAGAGCCCGCCTCTCTGAAATAGCTTAATTGATCAGAGGTTTTTCTCAGTGGTAAAAGGGTAGGGCCACCACTATTTAAAATTGGTTTATTGTTGGACAAAGGAGGAGCCCCAGCTCATGGTTTTGAAGTCTAAGGTGTTGTCATTTAGACCCAGAGTGGCTGCTGTGTGAAGATGCGCCTGACTCTCGGAGTCAGGTGCATGCTGAGCATGCTGAGTTAGACATTGTGTAATTGTGACTTTGATTCAGATTATTCTTTTTGAATGAAACTTTATTACATATTTttgtcaaaaaaataaacacttgcTTAAAATGACCACAgcactgtgtgtgagtgtgatgaGGGTTAGTCAGACCATGGCACAGACTGGTGGGTGGGGATAGGGATTTAAATGTACTAACTGTGTTTTTCCTCCACATATCAAATTAGTTTTCAGCCATGGGGGACTGGTCTTACCTGCTGACACTGCTACACAAGGTCCAATCTCACTCAACTATAGTGGGTAAGATCTGGATGAGCGTCCTCTTCCTGTTCCGGATCTTTGTCCTAGGTGCTGCTGCAGACAATGTTTGGGCAGATGAAGTGTCAGAGTTCTACTGTGACACTCAAGAACCTGGATGTGAACATGCTTGCTACAACTGGAAGTTTCCAATATCCTTTGTACATTACTGGGTCCTGCAGATCACCTTTGTGTCAACTCCTACCCTTGTCTATCTGGGATATGCTGTACACATAATTCATAAAGAGAAAAGAATGATGGAACAGCTGCAGGATGGAATTGATGGAACTAAATTAAAGAAACGTAAATATACGGATGATCGTGGAAAGGTGAAGTTAAAAGGGACACTCTTTTGCACGTATATGACACAGCTCTTTTTAAAGATCTTCCTGGAAGTTGGATTTAGTGTGGGCCAGTTTTTTATCTTTGGTTCCCCATTCATTCACTTAAAGTTCCACTGTAAAATGTCTCCTTGTGCCGAAATGGCTGGTGCCCAGTGTATGGTCTCCCGTCCCACAGAGAAAACgatctttatcttttttatgCTTGCAGTTTCAGGCATTTCAGTACTCCTGAATATAATTGAGATCATTTACCTGTGCTGTACAAGGAGAAGAGATAACAGGAAACAGTTTTTATGTGAACAGCATGAGCTCAGTTCACAGTATTACCCATTCAGTCGAGCTGGCCGAAACACGAATCGCCCACATGGAGGAGTTCCATTGTTCACTCTGCCAGCTCATGCTAAGACGGGACTCAGCGCTAATGAGAACCACAGTGATTCCATCGTTAAAGAGAAGGATACCTGACAGAAAGGATTTCTGAGTAATCATATATAATCATTTGACAGGATCTGCTCTTATTGAACTTTTTGTAAGTAACCTTAAACATAAAAACCTTATATGGTGTTTAGCAATATGAATTATTTCTGTTATGCATTGTTCAGAAACCAGTCTTTTTTTAtccactttaaaaacatttaccaATCATTAATAAAGAATTGATTATCATTCCACACCCTACTTTGTACATTGACACTGGGCAGGATAGCCTATATTCctcaaagaaggaaaaagaatgTGGCTGAATTGCACAAGGCTGCTGATGTTCACTCCTCAGAGTTCCAACACGAAATGAGTTCTCGGCTGACTCCACCTCCCTTTATACCCTTCCCTCTTTTCAAACCTGTATTAACCCTATGTGTGTAAACTCTTTTTAAGATTCCCTGCATATTTGACTTTAAACATTGTAAAAtctattgtttttaatatatattgctattaactgtatttgttttgtgtaaAATAGATTTTGTGTAAACGAACTGTTTTTAATGTTGTACCATATTATAAGCCTTTTTGAATAGAGTGATGTTGATGGGTtagggaaaaagaaaatgagggcTCAGTTGCCAAAGGCAATGCACGGGCCATCCTTGCTCCCGGCTCAAGGACCCATGTCCCGCACTTGCTGCCCTGGAAAAGGGGTTTCTTTCACATCCTGAGTCTGAAgtagagggagagagggagatagACAGAGAGGGCTGAGTTTGAGGTCTAGGGTCATCCCAGCATAGGGTAAAAGGTGGTAAGGGGAAATGAAATTTGGGAGTCTCCAATGCACAGGCCATAGCTGCTCCCATCTCAGGTGTCCAGGTCTCCAGCAGCAGgcctcaaaagagtttttttttttttaaaattttaaatattttatattgagCGTCAAGAGTGTAATACAAAGACATACATGTAACAAAGACACAATGCTCCTTTTTATATGTGTACCCCACCCCAAGAACATATTGGACACCAatccagagagaaagagaaagaaaaaacgaaaaaaaaaattttaaactagaaaaatttgcatttcctgtgaaaatgctgtgtggatcctctaaagctgaagctgtctgctgaaactagctgaaaaagctaaaAAGTTGCAGAGATTGTAAAAAGTTTGCCGAAGCAAATGAACTTGCTAAAATGTAATTACCTAGCAGAACTGCAGTAtattagaggaaacataatacttggaagaaatacaataacataacagAACTTCTCAGAAATCTTAGCAAAACCATCATACCTTCTCAGAAATagaagaatttaggagaaatagtataagataacagaaataatatatttagccaaaaatacttaaacattacagaaatactatgatttagaaaaatactacaacatagcagaaatactgtgatttagcagagacACTGTGATGTACCATGAATACTGtaattttttcacaaatactataatttaggagaaatactatcatttacCAGAAATgctgtttcagcacaaatactctggtttagcacaaatattataacatagcagaaataccattatatagtagaaatgctatatttataaaacaatatataatttcgtagaaatactatgatttagcagaaataccatgATATAGCAGAGAGAGAAGTGTtgactatttaaaataaaaatatgaattattagagCTATATGACTTACATGAATGGCTGGTTGGTAAGCACAGCAGGCCccgatatgtaaatttgaatgtaccTGCCCTCACAGacgattggctggctgggaagctgggaAGGCCCAGAtatgtaaatgtgaatgtgCCAGTCTTCACAGAGTATTGtgatccaccaatcagagatgatgcttctgtctgctttatTAAGCTGTGTAGTTGTTCCTGTTAATACAGCTGCACCCCTTGCTCACAAAGACAGATACACTGGCTTTCTGCAATGTACTTCTGACATCGAGCAGTAACATAACATCTTAGGAAAACCTTTGTGACTAAAGAGAGACAtgataacttagcagaaatactatatttagtagaaataccatgttttagcagaaatactataattaagcagaaatactatatttaccaCAAATActaaaaagtagcagaaatattataacttaacagaaatactatgatttagcagaatagtaataacttaagtagaaatattggaaaaacaaaatggaCAGCGGAAAAAAACCTGTACATGGTTAGGTTACAAAACTACTTGTTgttcaactgtgaaaaattggcagaaaaaaaaaaccaagaaagaaaagcaatcagatacacacaattacaaatatggacacatatgtaaacacaaatccacagacagacacacacaggatagaTGCCAGTCAATCAGTCTGAATACAGTCAATGTGAATCCTAAGTTGAGATGCTGCCAAAAAAAaggtctctttctctctctctcacacacacacacacacacacacacacacacacacacacacacagagcagcaagtgaacagacAGGGGCTGTTAATAGTTTtagcagcatgtttctaggtcagtcaaacagcctgGAGCTggtcaatttgaatccaccaatcacagaggttgtgtactttttcccgccaaaacaggtgcacccttacacacacacacactcataaaaATTAGTCATTGGATGAACTCAATTTGATTGATGGCAGGTTTTCCacgtaatacatttattttggttCAACCAAATCTACATACATCATgacaatttaattaaattgagTCAGTAGAACAcaattttttaaacacatttaaaaggaaaaaaaattacattaataagaTGTGAAAGGTTTTGGTTGGTTCAAATCAATACAATGTCATTCATTTGAGCTAGATTTTCTTTCGAATTGAAATGAttttaagttcaactaaatcaTAATTTTAATTACCAGAAaactaatttaattattaaaataatgacaaaatgaattttttttttcaactcagttttattcacttgaattaaaagcagaaACATAATTTTTTGTGAATAAACATACATGTCACATGGTCAAATTAACCTTAACAAAATCAAAGTGCTCACAAAAAAGTGCCTTACATTTGAAATGGATATCAAATCTGAAACCTCCCCCCCATTTGTATTACCAGGCAAGACTGAAAGCAAACTGGAATTTGTAAAATCCAATTTCACGTAAGAAtcattgtatatatatttatagtgaCACTTGCAGGTAGGTTTTCAGCAAATTTACAATGATAACTTCATAAACATTGCAATTCACACCATATTATGCGAGTCACTGAACATTTTAAACAAcctaaaaatacttaaatacaaatatataatgttcatatatatataaaaggtTTTCATTAAGAACATTTTTGTGTTACCAAAGGGGAGgtct
This window harbors:
- the LOC116313689 gene encoding gap junction Cx32.2 protein-like → MGDWSYLLTLLHKVQSHSTIVGKIWMSVLFLFRIFVLGAAADNVWADEVSEFYCDTQEPGCEHACYNWKFPISFVHYWVLQITFVSTPTLVYLGYAVHIIHKEKRMMEQLQDGIDGTKLKKRKYTDDRGKVKLKGTLFCTYMTQLFLKIFLEVGFSVGQFFIFGSPFIHLKFHCKMSPCAEMAGAQCMVSRPTEKTIFIFFMLAVSGISVLLNIIEIIYLCCTRRRDNRKQFLCEQHELSSQYYPFSRAGRNTNRPHGGVPLFTLPAHAKTGLSANENHSDSIVKEKDT